In a genomic window of Bemisia tabaci chromosome 1, PGI_BMITA_v3:
- the LOC109043979 gene encoding uncharacterized protein isoform X2 produces the protein MFQLLLWCTIRRNCKELKNQPQSPLHSSVPLILTLGLPGRMKGILLCLVATVLLNLASGTICSCPWKCTCTSFGTSGITAECSALLLGKQNFCDSIQHLKVINAEHEIALGAGVFQDLGLKKVESIEIVNSSLSTIDVNAFRGLENLYYLSLADNGLILIHPDTFIDNPSLKVLILSGNALQLTQVLEPSRKYLIKSSSLLELKLARCQLRSLLPDTFSQVPNLMLLDLSSNRLSRVTSDIFEPIRFLEELNLSNNMIRELSKNTFSHLEELMDLNLRNNSLTSFDNIDLNDMESLDLSMNRLEDITNTTFARVEGIESLNISSNVIRSISADAFAKMPSLRHLDMSWNQLFDPLDADLFSGNFDLETLSIAGNKIGNFSDDRGFFGKHLMLYKLDASHCGLIMITDKDFEGLDNIASLDLSHNHLTFVSIAERRSLSNLKSLKMLDLSHNRIEELTEDMFANNTKLTSLNLAGNPITVLPVAAFVPLSNLDYLDVSSCELVSIWNRNLSQYQSLELLPRLSYINISHNQLQFLHVHDFKPLENLKTVELVENPLECVGPFTQLVEYFIGKRIGPSQYAPKSLEYLSENIKVRVRKTLEWKPIVQEVCIMYENDALSPKENTLKKEDKKEIDLSKIPFIIDSANIPMSAIQAETELSEIDESDHLSSDALFHARLFMHMHVLAVIVLASMCFGLMWAVQKRRKMAVQKAFFGSMGGHIIKTKSGGGSLYYKLYEECSVPTQPAVHGSGFPFAKFQIPSLVSDYKKVKIVKTVNEV, from the coding sequence GGCTTCCCGGAAGGATGAAAGGAATACTCCTCTGTTTAGTAGCGACGGTGCTACTAAACCTGGCCTCGGGAACCATATGTAGTTGTCCGTGGAAGTGCACTTGCACCTCCTTCGGGACCTCCGGCATAACAGCAGAATGTTCAGCACTGCTCTTGGGCAAGCAAAATTTCTGCGACTCAATTCAACACCTGAAGGTGATCAACGCGGAACACGAGATCGCCCTGGGAGCTGGTGTCTTCCAAGACCTCGGCCTGAAGAAAGTCGAGTCCATTGAGATCGTCAACTCCTCTCTGAGCACGATCGACGTGAACGCCTTCCGCGGTCTCGAGAATCTCTACTATCTCAGTCTTGCCGACAACGGACTCATTCTAATTCACCCTGACACTTTCATCGACAACCCAAGCTTGAAAGTCCTCATCTTGAGCGGGAATGCTTTGCAGTTGACTCAAGTTCTGGAACCCTCGCGCAAATATCTGATCAAGTCTAGTTCCTTATTGGAGCTCAAGCTGGCTAGATGTCAGCTTCGTTCGCTTCTGCCCGACACATTTAGTCAAGTTCCCAACTTAATGCTCCTGGATTTGTCTTCGAACCGTTTGTCCCGGGTCACAAGCGACATCTTCGAGCCCATTCGCTTTCTCGAAGAACTGAACCTGTCCAATAACATGATTCGTGAGCTAAGTAAAAACACGTTCTCTCACCTAGAGGAACTCATGGATCTCAACTTGAGGAATAACTCTCTCACGTCGTTCGATAACATTGATTTGAATGATATGGAGAGCCTGGACTTAAGCATGAATCGTCTTGAAGACATCACGAACACGACGTTCGCTCGAGTCGAAGGCATAGAATCTTTGAACATTTCCAGTAATGTCATTCGCTCTATCAGCGCCGATGCTTTTGCGAAAATGCCCTCCCTGCGACACCTTGATATGTCCTGGAATCAGTTGTTTGACCCATTGGACGCTGATCTCTTCAGTGGCAATTTTGACCTCGAAACCCTGAGTATCGCCGGCAATAAGATCGGTAACTTCTCCGACGACCGCGGTTTCTTCGGAAAACACCTAATGTTGTACAAACTCGATGCCTCACACTGCGGTTTGATCATGATAACCGACAAAGATTTCGAGGGTCTGGACAATATAGCTTCCCTCGATTTAAGTCACAATCACCTGACTTTCGTCTCCATCGCAGAACGCAGGAGCTTATCCAACTTGAAGTCTCTCAAGATGCTCGACTTGTCCCACAACCGAATCGAAGAACTGACAGAAGACATGTTTGCCAACAACACCAAGTTGACAAGCTTGAACCTCGCTGGTAACCCCATCACTGTTTTGCCAGTAGCTGCGTTTGTACCTCTGAGCAATTTGGATTATTTGGACGTCAGCAGCTGTGAGCTCGTGAGCATTTGGAACCGAAACCTATCACAGTACCAGTCACTGGAGCTTCTACCGCGTCTGTCTTACATCAACATCTCTCACAACCAGCTGCAGTTTTTGCACGTTCACGACTTCAAacctcttgaaaatttgaaaactgtagAGCTCGTGGAAAATCCTCTCGAGTGTGTCGGTCCGTTCACCCAGTTGGTGGAGTACTTCATCGGCAAACGCATCGGCCCATCGCAGTACGCCCCCAAGTCCTTGGAATATCTGTCGGAGAACATCAAGGTGCGCGTGCGCAAGACCTTGGAATGGAAACCCATCGTCCAAGAAGTTTGCATCATGTACGAGAACGATGCGCTGAGCCCGAAGGAGAACACGCTGAAGAAAGAAGACAAGAAAGAGATAGATCTCTCGAAAATTCCGTTCATCATTGACTCGGCAAATATTCCTATGTCTGCAATTCAGGCCGAAACCGAGCTCAGTGAAATAGATGAAAGCGACCACCTCAGCTCGGATGCGCTTTTCCATGCACGCTTGTTCATGCACATGCACGTTCTTGCGGTTATCGTCCTGGCATCCATGTGTTTCGGCCTCATGTGGGCCGTCCAGAAACGCCGCAAAATGGCCGTCCAGAAAGCCTTCTTCGGCTCCATGGGAGGTCATATCATCAAAACTAAAAGTGGAGGCGGCTCCTTGTACTATAAGCTCTACGAGGAATGTAGCGTTCCTACTCAGCCGGCCGTCCACGGCTCTGGCTTTCCCTTCGCTAAGTTTCAAATTCCGTCCTTGGTCAGTGATTACAAAAAAGTCAAGATCGTGAAAACCGTCAACGAAGTTTAA
- the LOC109043979 gene encoding uncharacterized protein isoform X4: MKGILLCLVATVLLNLASGTICSCPWKCTCTSFGTSGITAECSALLLGKQNFCDSIQHLKVINAEHEIALGAGVFQDLGLKKVESIEIVNSSLSTIDVNAFRGLENLYYLSLADNGLILIHPDTFIDNPSLKVLILSGNALQLTQVLEPSRKYLIKSSSLLELKLARCQLRSLLPDTFSQVPNLMLLDLSSNRLSRVTSDIFEPIRFLEELNLSNNMIRELSKNTFSHLEELMDLNLRNNSLTSFDNIDLNDMESLDLSMNRLEDITNTTFARVEGIESLNISSNVIRSISADAFAKMPSLRHLDMSWNQLFDPLDADLFSGNFDLETLSIAGNKIGNFSDDRGFFGKHLMLYKLDASHCGLIMITDKDFEGLDNIASLDLSHNHLTFVSIAERRSLSNLKSLKMLDLSHNRIEELTEDMFANNTKLTSLNLAGNPITVLPVAAFVPLSNLDYLDVSSCELVSIWNRNLSQYQSLELLPRLSYINISHNQLQFLHVHDFKPLENLKTVELVENPLECVGPFTQLVEYFIGKRIGPSQYAPKSLEYLSENIKVRVRKTLEWKPIVQEVCIMYENDALSPKENTLKKEDKKEIDLSKIPFIIDSANIPMSAIQAETELSEIDESDHLSSDALFHARLFMHMHVLAVIVLASMCFGLMWAVQKRRKMAVQKAFFGSMGGHIIKTKSGGGSLYYKLYEECSVPTQPAVHGSGFPFAKFQIPSLVSDYKKVKIVKTVNEV; the protein is encoded by the coding sequence ATGAAAGGAATACTCCTCTGTTTAGTAGCGACGGTGCTACTAAACCTGGCCTCGGGAACCATATGTAGTTGTCCGTGGAAGTGCACTTGCACCTCCTTCGGGACCTCCGGCATAACAGCAGAATGTTCAGCACTGCTCTTGGGCAAGCAAAATTTCTGCGACTCAATTCAACACCTGAAGGTGATCAACGCGGAACACGAGATCGCCCTGGGAGCTGGTGTCTTCCAAGACCTCGGCCTGAAGAAAGTCGAGTCCATTGAGATCGTCAACTCCTCTCTGAGCACGATCGACGTGAACGCCTTCCGCGGTCTCGAGAATCTCTACTATCTCAGTCTTGCCGACAACGGACTCATTCTAATTCACCCTGACACTTTCATCGACAACCCAAGCTTGAAAGTCCTCATCTTGAGCGGGAATGCTTTGCAGTTGACTCAAGTTCTGGAACCCTCGCGCAAATATCTGATCAAGTCTAGTTCCTTATTGGAGCTCAAGCTGGCTAGATGTCAGCTTCGTTCGCTTCTGCCCGACACATTTAGTCAAGTTCCCAACTTAATGCTCCTGGATTTGTCTTCGAACCGTTTGTCCCGGGTCACAAGCGACATCTTCGAGCCCATTCGCTTTCTCGAAGAACTGAACCTGTCCAATAACATGATTCGTGAGCTAAGTAAAAACACGTTCTCTCACCTAGAGGAACTCATGGATCTCAACTTGAGGAATAACTCTCTCACGTCGTTCGATAACATTGATTTGAATGATATGGAGAGCCTGGACTTAAGCATGAATCGTCTTGAAGACATCACGAACACGACGTTCGCTCGAGTCGAAGGCATAGAATCTTTGAACATTTCCAGTAATGTCATTCGCTCTATCAGCGCCGATGCTTTTGCGAAAATGCCCTCCCTGCGACACCTTGATATGTCCTGGAATCAGTTGTTTGACCCATTGGACGCTGATCTCTTCAGTGGCAATTTTGACCTCGAAACCCTGAGTATCGCCGGCAATAAGATCGGTAACTTCTCCGACGACCGCGGTTTCTTCGGAAAACACCTAATGTTGTACAAACTCGATGCCTCACACTGCGGTTTGATCATGATAACCGACAAAGATTTCGAGGGTCTGGACAATATAGCTTCCCTCGATTTAAGTCACAATCACCTGACTTTCGTCTCCATCGCAGAACGCAGGAGCTTATCCAACTTGAAGTCTCTCAAGATGCTCGACTTGTCCCACAACCGAATCGAAGAACTGACAGAAGACATGTTTGCCAACAACACCAAGTTGACAAGCTTGAACCTCGCTGGTAACCCCATCACTGTTTTGCCAGTAGCTGCGTTTGTACCTCTGAGCAATTTGGATTATTTGGACGTCAGCAGCTGTGAGCTCGTGAGCATTTGGAACCGAAACCTATCACAGTACCAGTCACTGGAGCTTCTACCGCGTCTGTCTTACATCAACATCTCTCACAACCAGCTGCAGTTTTTGCACGTTCACGACTTCAAacctcttgaaaatttgaaaactgtagAGCTCGTGGAAAATCCTCTCGAGTGTGTCGGTCCGTTCACCCAGTTGGTGGAGTACTTCATCGGCAAACGCATCGGCCCATCGCAGTACGCCCCCAAGTCCTTGGAATATCTGTCGGAGAACATCAAGGTGCGCGTGCGCAAGACCTTGGAATGGAAACCCATCGTCCAAGAAGTTTGCATCATGTACGAGAACGATGCGCTGAGCCCGAAGGAGAACACGCTGAAGAAAGAAGACAAGAAAGAGATAGATCTCTCGAAAATTCCGTTCATCATTGACTCGGCAAATATTCCTATGTCTGCAATTCAGGCCGAAACCGAGCTCAGTGAAATAGATGAAAGCGACCACCTCAGCTCGGATGCGCTTTTCCATGCACGCTTGTTCATGCACATGCACGTTCTTGCGGTTATCGTCCTGGCATCCATGTGTTTCGGCCTCATGTGGGCCGTCCAGAAACGCCGCAAAATGGCCGTCCAGAAAGCCTTCTTCGGCTCCATGGGAGGTCATATCATCAAAACTAAAAGTGGAGGCGGCTCCTTGTACTATAAGCTCTACGAGGAATGTAGCGTTCCTACTCAGCCGGCCGTCCACGGCTCTGGCTTTCCCTTCGCTAAGTTTCAAATTCCGTCCTTGGTCAGTGATTACAAAAAAGTCAAGATCGTGAAAACCGTCAACGAAGTTTAA
- the LOC109043979 gene encoding uncharacterized protein isoform X1, which yields MSMYSLLYFARLFIPCKELKNQPQSPLHSSVPLILTLGLPGRMKGILLCLVATVLLNLASGTICSCPWKCTCTSFGTSGITAECSALLLGKQNFCDSIQHLKVINAEHEIALGAGVFQDLGLKKVESIEIVNSSLSTIDVNAFRGLENLYYLSLADNGLILIHPDTFIDNPSLKVLILSGNALQLTQVLEPSRKYLIKSSSLLELKLARCQLRSLLPDTFSQVPNLMLLDLSSNRLSRVTSDIFEPIRFLEELNLSNNMIRELSKNTFSHLEELMDLNLRNNSLTSFDNIDLNDMESLDLSMNRLEDITNTTFARVEGIESLNISSNVIRSISADAFAKMPSLRHLDMSWNQLFDPLDADLFSGNFDLETLSIAGNKIGNFSDDRGFFGKHLMLYKLDASHCGLIMITDKDFEGLDNIASLDLSHNHLTFVSIAERRSLSNLKSLKMLDLSHNRIEELTEDMFANNTKLTSLNLAGNPITVLPVAAFVPLSNLDYLDVSSCELVSIWNRNLSQYQSLELLPRLSYINISHNQLQFLHVHDFKPLENLKTVELVENPLECVGPFTQLVEYFIGKRIGPSQYAPKSLEYLSENIKVRVRKTLEWKPIVQEVCIMYENDALSPKENTLKKEDKKEIDLSKIPFIIDSANIPMSAIQAETELSEIDESDHLSSDALFHARLFMHMHVLAVIVLASMCFGLMWAVQKRRKMAVQKAFFGSMGGHIIKTKSGGGSLYYKLYEECSVPTQPAVHGSGFPFAKFQIPSLVSDYKKVKIVKTVNEV from the coding sequence GGCTTCCCGGAAGGATGAAAGGAATACTCCTCTGTTTAGTAGCGACGGTGCTACTAAACCTGGCCTCGGGAACCATATGTAGTTGTCCGTGGAAGTGCACTTGCACCTCCTTCGGGACCTCCGGCATAACAGCAGAATGTTCAGCACTGCTCTTGGGCAAGCAAAATTTCTGCGACTCAATTCAACACCTGAAGGTGATCAACGCGGAACACGAGATCGCCCTGGGAGCTGGTGTCTTCCAAGACCTCGGCCTGAAGAAAGTCGAGTCCATTGAGATCGTCAACTCCTCTCTGAGCACGATCGACGTGAACGCCTTCCGCGGTCTCGAGAATCTCTACTATCTCAGTCTTGCCGACAACGGACTCATTCTAATTCACCCTGACACTTTCATCGACAACCCAAGCTTGAAAGTCCTCATCTTGAGCGGGAATGCTTTGCAGTTGACTCAAGTTCTGGAACCCTCGCGCAAATATCTGATCAAGTCTAGTTCCTTATTGGAGCTCAAGCTGGCTAGATGTCAGCTTCGTTCGCTTCTGCCCGACACATTTAGTCAAGTTCCCAACTTAATGCTCCTGGATTTGTCTTCGAACCGTTTGTCCCGGGTCACAAGCGACATCTTCGAGCCCATTCGCTTTCTCGAAGAACTGAACCTGTCCAATAACATGATTCGTGAGCTAAGTAAAAACACGTTCTCTCACCTAGAGGAACTCATGGATCTCAACTTGAGGAATAACTCTCTCACGTCGTTCGATAACATTGATTTGAATGATATGGAGAGCCTGGACTTAAGCATGAATCGTCTTGAAGACATCACGAACACGACGTTCGCTCGAGTCGAAGGCATAGAATCTTTGAACATTTCCAGTAATGTCATTCGCTCTATCAGCGCCGATGCTTTTGCGAAAATGCCCTCCCTGCGACACCTTGATATGTCCTGGAATCAGTTGTTTGACCCATTGGACGCTGATCTCTTCAGTGGCAATTTTGACCTCGAAACCCTGAGTATCGCCGGCAATAAGATCGGTAACTTCTCCGACGACCGCGGTTTCTTCGGAAAACACCTAATGTTGTACAAACTCGATGCCTCACACTGCGGTTTGATCATGATAACCGACAAAGATTTCGAGGGTCTGGACAATATAGCTTCCCTCGATTTAAGTCACAATCACCTGACTTTCGTCTCCATCGCAGAACGCAGGAGCTTATCCAACTTGAAGTCTCTCAAGATGCTCGACTTGTCCCACAACCGAATCGAAGAACTGACAGAAGACATGTTTGCCAACAACACCAAGTTGACAAGCTTGAACCTCGCTGGTAACCCCATCACTGTTTTGCCAGTAGCTGCGTTTGTACCTCTGAGCAATTTGGATTATTTGGACGTCAGCAGCTGTGAGCTCGTGAGCATTTGGAACCGAAACCTATCACAGTACCAGTCACTGGAGCTTCTACCGCGTCTGTCTTACATCAACATCTCTCACAACCAGCTGCAGTTTTTGCACGTTCACGACTTCAAacctcttgaaaatttgaaaactgtagAGCTCGTGGAAAATCCTCTCGAGTGTGTCGGTCCGTTCACCCAGTTGGTGGAGTACTTCATCGGCAAACGCATCGGCCCATCGCAGTACGCCCCCAAGTCCTTGGAATATCTGTCGGAGAACATCAAGGTGCGCGTGCGCAAGACCTTGGAATGGAAACCCATCGTCCAAGAAGTTTGCATCATGTACGAGAACGATGCGCTGAGCCCGAAGGAGAACACGCTGAAGAAAGAAGACAAGAAAGAGATAGATCTCTCGAAAATTCCGTTCATCATTGACTCGGCAAATATTCCTATGTCTGCAATTCAGGCCGAAACCGAGCTCAGTGAAATAGATGAAAGCGACCACCTCAGCTCGGATGCGCTTTTCCATGCACGCTTGTTCATGCACATGCACGTTCTTGCGGTTATCGTCCTGGCATCCATGTGTTTCGGCCTCATGTGGGCCGTCCAGAAACGCCGCAAAATGGCCGTCCAGAAAGCCTTCTTCGGCTCCATGGGAGGTCATATCATCAAAACTAAAAGTGGAGGCGGCTCCTTGTACTATAAGCTCTACGAGGAATGTAGCGTTCCTACTCAGCCGGCCGTCCACGGCTCTGGCTTTCCCTTCGCTAAGTTTCAAATTCCGTCCTTGGTCAGTGATTACAAAAAAGTCAAGATCGTGAAAACCGTCAACGAAGTTTAA
- the LOC109043979 gene encoding uncharacterized protein isoform X3 — protein sequence MSKELKNQPQSPLHSSVPLILTLGLPGRMKGILLCLVATVLLNLASGTICSCPWKCTCTSFGTSGITAECSALLLGKQNFCDSIQHLKVINAEHEIALGAGVFQDLGLKKVESIEIVNSSLSTIDVNAFRGLENLYYLSLADNGLILIHPDTFIDNPSLKVLILSGNALQLTQVLEPSRKYLIKSSSLLELKLARCQLRSLLPDTFSQVPNLMLLDLSSNRLSRVTSDIFEPIRFLEELNLSNNMIRELSKNTFSHLEELMDLNLRNNSLTSFDNIDLNDMESLDLSMNRLEDITNTTFARVEGIESLNISSNVIRSISADAFAKMPSLRHLDMSWNQLFDPLDADLFSGNFDLETLSIAGNKIGNFSDDRGFFGKHLMLYKLDASHCGLIMITDKDFEGLDNIASLDLSHNHLTFVSIAERRSLSNLKSLKMLDLSHNRIEELTEDMFANNTKLTSLNLAGNPITVLPVAAFVPLSNLDYLDVSSCELVSIWNRNLSQYQSLELLPRLSYINISHNQLQFLHVHDFKPLENLKTVELVENPLECVGPFTQLVEYFIGKRIGPSQYAPKSLEYLSENIKVRVRKTLEWKPIVQEVCIMYENDALSPKENTLKKEDKKEIDLSKIPFIIDSANIPMSAIQAETELSEIDESDHLSSDALFHARLFMHMHVLAVIVLASMCFGLMWAVQKRRKMAVQKAFFGSMGGHIIKTKSGGGSLYYKLYEECSVPTQPAVHGSGFPFAKFQIPSLVSDYKKVKIVKTVNEV from the coding sequence GGCTTCCCGGAAGGATGAAAGGAATACTCCTCTGTTTAGTAGCGACGGTGCTACTAAACCTGGCCTCGGGAACCATATGTAGTTGTCCGTGGAAGTGCACTTGCACCTCCTTCGGGACCTCCGGCATAACAGCAGAATGTTCAGCACTGCTCTTGGGCAAGCAAAATTTCTGCGACTCAATTCAACACCTGAAGGTGATCAACGCGGAACACGAGATCGCCCTGGGAGCTGGTGTCTTCCAAGACCTCGGCCTGAAGAAAGTCGAGTCCATTGAGATCGTCAACTCCTCTCTGAGCACGATCGACGTGAACGCCTTCCGCGGTCTCGAGAATCTCTACTATCTCAGTCTTGCCGACAACGGACTCATTCTAATTCACCCTGACACTTTCATCGACAACCCAAGCTTGAAAGTCCTCATCTTGAGCGGGAATGCTTTGCAGTTGACTCAAGTTCTGGAACCCTCGCGCAAATATCTGATCAAGTCTAGTTCCTTATTGGAGCTCAAGCTGGCTAGATGTCAGCTTCGTTCGCTTCTGCCCGACACATTTAGTCAAGTTCCCAACTTAATGCTCCTGGATTTGTCTTCGAACCGTTTGTCCCGGGTCACAAGCGACATCTTCGAGCCCATTCGCTTTCTCGAAGAACTGAACCTGTCCAATAACATGATTCGTGAGCTAAGTAAAAACACGTTCTCTCACCTAGAGGAACTCATGGATCTCAACTTGAGGAATAACTCTCTCACGTCGTTCGATAACATTGATTTGAATGATATGGAGAGCCTGGACTTAAGCATGAATCGTCTTGAAGACATCACGAACACGACGTTCGCTCGAGTCGAAGGCATAGAATCTTTGAACATTTCCAGTAATGTCATTCGCTCTATCAGCGCCGATGCTTTTGCGAAAATGCCCTCCCTGCGACACCTTGATATGTCCTGGAATCAGTTGTTTGACCCATTGGACGCTGATCTCTTCAGTGGCAATTTTGACCTCGAAACCCTGAGTATCGCCGGCAATAAGATCGGTAACTTCTCCGACGACCGCGGTTTCTTCGGAAAACACCTAATGTTGTACAAACTCGATGCCTCACACTGCGGTTTGATCATGATAACCGACAAAGATTTCGAGGGTCTGGACAATATAGCTTCCCTCGATTTAAGTCACAATCACCTGACTTTCGTCTCCATCGCAGAACGCAGGAGCTTATCCAACTTGAAGTCTCTCAAGATGCTCGACTTGTCCCACAACCGAATCGAAGAACTGACAGAAGACATGTTTGCCAACAACACCAAGTTGACAAGCTTGAACCTCGCTGGTAACCCCATCACTGTTTTGCCAGTAGCTGCGTTTGTACCTCTGAGCAATTTGGATTATTTGGACGTCAGCAGCTGTGAGCTCGTGAGCATTTGGAACCGAAACCTATCACAGTACCAGTCACTGGAGCTTCTACCGCGTCTGTCTTACATCAACATCTCTCACAACCAGCTGCAGTTTTTGCACGTTCACGACTTCAAacctcttgaaaatttgaaaactgtagAGCTCGTGGAAAATCCTCTCGAGTGTGTCGGTCCGTTCACCCAGTTGGTGGAGTACTTCATCGGCAAACGCATCGGCCCATCGCAGTACGCCCCCAAGTCCTTGGAATATCTGTCGGAGAACATCAAGGTGCGCGTGCGCAAGACCTTGGAATGGAAACCCATCGTCCAAGAAGTTTGCATCATGTACGAGAACGATGCGCTGAGCCCGAAGGAGAACACGCTGAAGAAAGAAGACAAGAAAGAGATAGATCTCTCGAAAATTCCGTTCATCATTGACTCGGCAAATATTCCTATGTCTGCAATTCAGGCCGAAACCGAGCTCAGTGAAATAGATGAAAGCGACCACCTCAGCTCGGATGCGCTTTTCCATGCACGCTTGTTCATGCACATGCACGTTCTTGCGGTTATCGTCCTGGCATCCATGTGTTTCGGCCTCATGTGGGCCGTCCAGAAACGCCGCAAAATGGCCGTCCAGAAAGCCTTCTTCGGCTCCATGGGAGGTCATATCATCAAAACTAAAAGTGGAGGCGGCTCCTTGTACTATAAGCTCTACGAGGAATGTAGCGTTCCTACTCAGCCGGCCGTCCACGGCTCTGGCTTTCCCTTCGCTAAGTTTCAAATTCCGTCCTTGGTCAGTGATTACAAAAAAGTCAAGATCGTGAAAACCGTCAACGAAGTTTAA